TTCGCTATTCCCATTACATGACACGGTCCATTGATGAAAGGGCGCAGCGGGCCAGGATCGCTCCTGCTTCGCGTCTGCGTCCGCAGACGTGGTTGAGGATCCGATGGATCAACCCTGTGGCAATGACGGCAATTTCCCTTGCCGCGGCCTTTCTGAGCCCCCTTGCGGCATTCTGCGTTTTCGGTGCCGGGCTCGTGCTTCAAATGATGGCATCGGCCAATTCACCCGGCCCCGTTTTCACGCGCAGCGAGGGTGAGGCCGCCATATTCCTCGGAAAAGACCACTACGGAATTCCTGTCATGCTGCCCATTCACGAGATCACCCGTCACGGTATGCTCATCGGTACGACGGGTTCCGGGAAGACAACGGCCATAAGGAGCATTGCCGATTCCATCATGAGACTCGGCGGAGGGTTCTGTTTCATCGATGGCAAATCGGATGTTACCGACACCTATGAGGTCCTCTACGAGATCATCGAAGGATGCGACCGCGTGGAGGACTTGCTTGTACTAAATTTCCTCAATCCGTCGCAGTCGCACACCTTCAATTTCATGACATACGGCGATGCCGATTTCCTCGCCGAGATCATGACGGGTTTCTTGAAGCAGGCGGAGGGAGACCAGGTCTACTGGCAGGAGAGAGGCAAGATCCTGATGAAGGCTGTTCTTGCGCAGCTTGTTTACAGGAGGGACCACCCGGAGGTCTTCGGGGAATATGTTCTTACGCCGTCGGAGGTGCGAAGGCATCTTTCTTTCGATGAACTCCTCTTGCTCGAGGCGGACGAACGATATCCCGTGAATGACTGCGGGCAGCCGGTGAAAGCCCGCCTGAGGGCATTGCTCGGGGACCTGCCCGGCTGGGAGGAGTACCGCACGAGAGGTCAGGGCAGAATGTCACCGGCGGCCGGGGAGGCACTCAGGCAATACGGATTTTTTGTTCAGCAGTGGGGAGCCCCTCTTGACCTTCTCGCCGGGACGTTCAACAGGATCTTTGATACCGATGCGCCGGAGATCGACATGGTCGATGTGGTTTCCAATAGCCGCATCCTCGTCGTTCTCCTTCCCTCACTATCATATTCGATATCGACCCTTCAGGCGCTGGGAAGACTCACCCTCAATGCATTCAAGATCGCCCTGACGACAGCGCTCGGGACGAGAGTGGAAGGGAATTACGAAGAGATACGGCGTGATGTCCGCCGCCGCCGCCCGTCAATCCCGTTCACCCTTATCGCAGACGAATACGGGTCGTACGCGGTGGAGGGTTTCGATACCATCCTTGCCCAGGGGCGCTCCCTGGGTTTCGGAGTCATCATATCCGTTCAGGAACTTGCGTCGCTCTTCAAGGCGTCGGAGACGGACGCGAAACGGCTCATCGGCAACACCAATTACAAGATCGTCATGAAGGTGGAGGACACGGACACGGCGAAATTCCTCGGGGAGCGGGCAGGCGAATCCTTCTTCATGATGCCCAATATTCGGAACGACAGCACGATGATGGAGAGCCTCGGCAACTGGGACGGCACCTATGCCTTTCAAAAAGGCAGCCGCATAGAGATGAGAGATCTGGCGGGTCTCAGGGTAGGTGAAGGATACATCTTTGCCGGGGATGAAGTGAGGCGGTTCAGAACGCGCTACATTCCCCCCAGGGGCGATGTGAAGGAATTGAGGCTGATGAAATACGTGAAAAGGACGGCGGGGGACAGCTCAAACGGGCCTGGACCTACAGACCGGCGTTGCCAGAATACAGGCCGCACCGGGTGAGCGTGGAGATAATTATCCACGAGGTCAGTTTGTAGCATGTCAGAAAGGACCCGATGATGATCATCTTCCCACCGCCGGCCCCTCCTTTCGCAGCGTCGTTTCCGCCGGCAAGGCGCATGAGGCCCTTGATGATGAGAAAGGCTCCCAAAACAGGCAT
This genomic interval from Syntrophorhabdaceae bacterium contains the following:
- a CDS encoding DUF853 family protein — translated: MRIRWINPVAMTAISLAAAFLSPLAAFCVFGAGLVLQMMASANSPGPVFTRSEGEAAIFLGKDHYGIPVMLPIHEITRHGMLIGTTGSGKTTAIRSIADSIMRLGGGFCFIDGKSDVTDTYEVLYEIIEGCDRVEDLLVLNFLNPSQSHTFNFMTYGDADFLAEIMTGFLKQAEGDQVYWQERGKILMKAVLAQLVYRRDHPEVFGEYVLTPSEVRRHLSFDELLLLEADERYPVNDCGQPVKARLRALLGDLPGWEEYRTRGQGRMSPAAGEALRQYGFFVQQWGAPLDLLAGTFNRIFDTDAPEIDMVDVVSNSRILVVLLPSLSYSISTLQALGRLTLNAFKIALTTALGTRVEGNYEEIRRDVRRRRPSIPFTLIADEYGSYAVEGFDTILAQGRSLGFGVIISVQELASLFKASETDAKRLIGNTNYKIVMKVEDTDTAKFLGERAGESFFMMPNIRNDSTMMESLGNWDGTYAFQKGSRIEMRDLAGLRVGEGYIFAGDEVRRFRTRYIPPRGDVKELRLMKYVKRTAGDSSNGPGPTDRRCQNTGRTG